A part of Melittangium boletus DSM 14713 genomic DNA contains:
- the guaB gene encoding IMP dehydrogenase, whose protein sequence is MLTSDVQLALTFDDVLLLPAESDVLPRDANLSTRLTRNLRLNIPLLSAAMDTVTEARTAISMAQEGGIGVIHKNMTPEQQALEVTKVKKFESGMVVDPITVEPQVPLARAIDLMHQHNISGIPVVQGRKLVGIVTSRDVRFVTDLDQKVEAVMTRKLVTGREGITQPDAQKLLHEHRIEKLLIVDEQFELRGLITIKDMEKRRTRPNAAKDSLGRLLCAAAVGASPDREARIDALVKAGVDVIVIDTAHGHSRGVIDAVRDTRKNFHGFELIAGNVATAAGTRALIEAGVDAVKVGIGPGSICTTRVVAGVGVPQLTAVDECSREADKHGVPIISDGGIKYSGDIVKALAAGASTVMIGSLFAGTEEAPGEVILYQGRSYKSYRGMGSLSAMKQGAKDRYFQSDVEAVKLVPEGIEGRVPYKGSLGMNIHQMLGGLRSGMGYVGCGTIDDLRANARFVRITSAGLKESHVHDVIITEEAPNYRVE, encoded by the coding sequence ATGTTGACCTCAGATGTCCAGCTCGCGCTGACCTTCGACGATGTCCTCCTGCTGCCCGCCGAGAGTGATGTTCTTCCTCGAGACGCCAACCTGAGCACCCGGCTGACCCGCAACCTGCGGCTCAACATCCCGCTGCTCTCCGCGGCGATGGACACCGTCACCGAGGCGCGCACCGCCATCTCCATGGCGCAGGAAGGCGGCATCGGGGTCATCCACAAGAACATGACGCCCGAGCAGCAGGCGCTCGAGGTCACGAAGGTCAAGAAGTTCGAGAGCGGCATGGTGGTGGACCCCATCACCGTGGAGCCTCAGGTGCCGCTGGCGCGCGCCATCGATTTGATGCACCAGCACAACATCTCCGGCATCCCCGTGGTGCAGGGCCGCAAGCTGGTGGGCATCGTCACCAGCCGCGACGTGCGCTTCGTCACGGACCTGGATCAGAAGGTGGAGGCGGTGATGACGCGCAAGCTCGTCACCGGCCGCGAGGGCATCACCCAGCCCGATGCGCAGAAGCTGCTGCACGAGCACCGCATCGAGAAGCTGCTCATCGTGGATGAGCAGTTCGAGCTGCGCGGCCTCATCACCATCAAGGACATGGAGAAGCGCCGCACGCGGCCCAACGCCGCCAAGGATTCCCTGGGCCGGCTGCTGTGCGCCGCCGCGGTGGGCGCCTCGCCGGACCGCGAGGCCCGCATCGACGCGCTGGTGAAGGCGGGCGTGGACGTCATCGTCATCGACACCGCCCATGGCCACTCGCGAGGCGTCATCGACGCCGTGCGCGACACGCGCAAGAACTTCCACGGCTTCGAGCTCATCGCGGGCAACGTGGCCACGGCCGCCGGTACCCGGGCGCTCATCGAGGCCGGCGTGGACGCGGTGAAGGTGGGCATCGGCCCTGGCTCCATCTGCACCACGCGCGTGGTGGCTGGCGTGGGCGTGCCCCAGTTGACGGCGGTGGATGAGTGCTCGCGCGAGGCGGACAAGCACGGCGTGCCCATCATCTCCGACGGTGGCATCAAGTACTCGGGTGACATCGTCAAGGCCCTGGCGGCCGGAGCGAGCACGGTGATGATCGGCTCGCTCTTCGCGGGCACCGAGGAGGCCCCCGGCGAGGTGATCCTCTACCAGGGCCGCAGCTACAAGAGCTACCGGGGCATGGGCTCCTTGAGCGCCATGAAGCAGGGGGCCAAGGACCGCTACTTCCAGTCGGACGTGGAAGCGGTGAAGCTCGTGCCCGAGGGGATCGAGGGCCGCGTGCCCTACAAGGGCAGCCTCGGCATGAACATCCACCAGATGCTGGGCGGACTGCGCAGCGGCATGGGCTACGTGGGCTGCGGCACCATCGACGACCTGCGCGCCAACGCTCGCTTCGTGCGCATCACGTCGGCGGGGCTCAAGGAGAGCCACGTGCACGACGTCATCATCACCGAGGAAGCGCCCAACTACCGGGTGGAGTGA
- a CDS encoding VWA domain-containing protein, whose product MDARIVEFAEVLRQNGVRVSTSEVTDAARATAEVGLGDKTVFRAVLRTTLIKREQDVELFQRAFDFFFSGAAKTFEGIDKSLAQSIQDQGLVEGDNLTMLLYQMNQLFPEMSPLAQAALLGDRARLAQIFRAATLQLDLSRMGTSMQMGFFSRRLMMAAGMDRARSELKAFEEELRKRGLPTDGVEIVSRHVAEALRKVEDAARREVKRQADARIRKPSGGVADKPLHQLSQAELDQMQSAVRTLAEKLKARLIRKQRSRRKGALNVRRTLRRNLPWGGVPMVPQFRARRPERPEVVVLCDISDSVRNASRMMLLFTYTLQSLFVRVRSFVFVSDVGEVTQHFKEQDVDRAIDLATLGGAVSLTANSNYGRALSSFTKNQLGAITRRTTVMIIGDGRNNYNAANAWALKDLKQKCKRLLWVCPEERANWGFGDSEMLTYAKQCHHAVVVNSVADLSRIAEQLVPS is encoded by the coding sequence ATGGACGCACGCATCGTCGAATTCGCCGAGGTCCTCCGCCAGAACGGCGTGCGGGTCAGCACGTCCGAGGTGACGGACGCGGCCCGGGCCACCGCGGAGGTGGGGCTCGGAGACAAGACCGTCTTCCGCGCCGTCCTGCGCACCACCCTCATCAAGCGCGAGCAGGATGTGGAGCTGTTCCAGCGCGCCTTCGACTTCTTCTTCTCCGGGGCGGCCAAGACGTTCGAGGGCATCGACAAGTCGCTCGCCCAGAGCATCCAGGATCAGGGGCTCGTCGAGGGCGACAACCTGACGATGCTGCTGTACCAGATGAACCAGCTCTTCCCGGAGATGTCCCCGCTCGCGCAGGCGGCGCTGTTGGGGGACAGGGCCCGGCTCGCGCAGATCTTCCGCGCGGCCACGTTGCAGTTGGACCTGTCGCGCATGGGCACGTCCATGCAGATGGGCTTCTTCTCCCGGCGGTTGATGATGGCGGCGGGGATGGACCGGGCGCGCTCGGAGCTCAAGGCCTTCGAGGAGGAGCTGCGCAAGCGAGGCCTGCCCACGGATGGGGTGGAGATCGTCTCGCGCCACGTGGCCGAGGCCCTGCGCAAGGTGGAGGACGCGGCGCGGCGTGAGGTGAAGCGCCAGGCGGACGCGCGCATCCGCAAGCCCTCGGGCGGGGTGGCGGACAAGCCCCTGCACCAGCTCAGCCAGGCCGAGCTGGATCAAATGCAGTCGGCGGTGCGCACCCTGGCGGAAAAGCTCAAGGCGCGGCTCATCCGCAAGCAGCGCTCGCGGCGCAAGGGCGCGCTCAACGTGCGCCGCACGCTGCGCCGCAACCTGCCGTGGGGTGGGGTGCCCATGGTGCCCCAGTTCCGCGCCCGCCGTCCCGAGCGCCCCGAGGTCGTCGTGCTCTGTGACATCTCGGATTCGGTGCGCAACGCCTCGCGGATGATGCTGCTCTTCACCTACACGCTGCAGTCGCTCTTCGTGCGCGTGCGCTCGTTCGTCTTCGTGTCGGACGTGGGCGAGGTGACGCAGCACTTCAAGGAGCAGGACGTGGACCGGGCGATCGACCTGGCCACCCTGGGGGGCGCCGTGTCCCTCACCGCCAACTCCAACTACGGCCGGGCGCTCTCCTCCTTCACGAAGAACCAGCTCGGCGCCATCACCCGCCGCACCACGGTGATGATCATCGGAGACGGCCGTAACAACTACAACGCCGCCAACGCCTGGGCGCTCAAGGATCTGAAGCAGAAGTGCAAGCGCCTGCTCTGGGTGTGCCCCGAGGAGCGCGCCAACTGGGGCTTTGGCGACAGCGAGATGTTGACCTACGCGAAGCAGTGCCACCACGCCGTGGTGGTGAATTCCGTGGCCGACCTGTCCCGCATCGCGGAGCAGCTCGTGCCCTCCTGA
- the guaA gene encoding glutamine-hydrolyzing GMP synthase, giving the protein MDIHAEKILILDFGSQYTQLIARRVRELGVYCEIHRPDLPADDIRRFAPRGIILSGGPASVEAEGSPRCDPFVFDAGVPVLGICYGLQLLSKLLGGRVDRSAHREYGAAEVEVLTARGPLAAFNVGERVKVWMSHGDRVDSLPPDFESIGRSGNSPFAAAAHTSKPIYGLQFHPEVVHTPTGKEMLRAFLFTDCKVSGSWTMKGFIDEAQEAIRRQVGEHGRVICGLSGGVDSSVAALLLHRAIGARLQCIFVDNGLLRQDERAQVEALFVDRFHVPLKTVDARERFLGKLAGVTDPETKRKTIGREFIAVFEEAAQQVHGAQFLAQGTLYPDVIESVSYKGPSVTIKSHHNVGGLPEKMNLKLVEPLRELFKDEVRVLGRELGLPDEMVSRQPFPGPGLAIRVLGEITEERLELVRRADAIVQQEIRDAGLYRELWQAFAVLLPVQSVGVMGDERTYESTCVLRAVTSVDGMTADWARLPYPVLERISTRITNEVRGINRVVYDVSSKPPATIEWE; this is encoded by the coding sequence GTGGACATTCACGCCGAGAAGATCCTCATCCTCGATTTTGGCAGTCAATACACACAGCTCATCGCGCGCCGCGTGCGGGAACTGGGGGTGTATTGCGAGATCCACCGGCCGGACCTGCCGGCGGACGACATCCGCCGCTTCGCCCCGCGCGGCATCATCCTGTCGGGAGGACCGGCCTCGGTGGAGGCGGAGGGTTCTCCGCGGTGTGATCCCTTCGTCTTCGACGCCGGGGTGCCCGTGCTGGGCATTTGCTACGGGCTCCAACTGCTCTCCAAGTTGTTGGGCGGCCGGGTGGATCGCTCCGCGCATCGCGAGTACGGCGCCGCGGAGGTGGAAGTGCTCACGGCGCGCGGCCCCCTGGCGGCGTTCAACGTGGGCGAGCGGGTCAAGGTCTGGATGAGTCACGGGGATCGGGTGGATTCGCTGCCCCCGGACTTCGAGTCCATTGGCCGCAGTGGCAATTCGCCCTTCGCGGCGGCGGCGCACACGAGCAAGCCCATCTACGGCCTGCAGTTCCACCCCGAGGTGGTGCACACGCCCACGGGCAAGGAGATGCTGCGCGCGTTCCTGTTCACCGACTGCAAGGTGAGCGGCAGCTGGACGATGAAGGGCTTCATCGACGAGGCCCAGGAGGCCATCCGCCGCCAGGTGGGCGAGCACGGCCGGGTCATCTGCGGCTTGTCGGGCGGCGTGGACAGCTCGGTGGCGGCGCTGCTGCTTCACCGGGCCATCGGCGCCCGGTTGCAGTGCATCTTCGTGGACAACGGCCTCTTGCGGCAGGACGAGCGCGCTCAGGTGGAGGCGCTGTTCGTGGATCGCTTCCACGTGCCGCTCAAGACGGTGGACGCCCGGGAGCGGTTCCTCGGCAAGCTCGCCGGAGTGACGGATCCAGAGACGAAGCGCAAGACGATCGGCCGCGAGTTCATCGCCGTCTTCGAGGAAGCCGCGCAGCAGGTGCACGGCGCGCAGTTCCTGGCGCAGGGCACGCTGTACCCGGACGTGATCGAGTCCGTGTCCTACAAGGGCCCGTCGGTCACCATCAAGAGCCACCACAACGTGGGAGGGCTGCCGGAGAAGATGAACCTCAAGCTGGTGGAGCCCCTGCGCGAACTCTTCAAGGACGAGGTGCGAGTGCTCGGCCGCGAACTCGGCTTGCCGGACGAGATGGTTTCCCGGCAACCCTTTCCAGGGCCGGGCTTGGCCATCCGCGTGCTCGGGGAGATCACCGAGGAGCGGCTGGAGCTGGTGCGCCGCGCGGACGCCATCGTGCAGCAGGAGATCCGCGACGCGGGCCTGTACCGGGAGCTGTGGCAGGCCTTCGCGGTGCTGTTGCCGGTGCAGAGCGTGGGCGTCATGGGCGACGAGCGCACGTACGAGTCCACGTGTGTCTTGCGCGCGGTGACGAGCGTGGACGGCATGACGGCGGACTGGGCGCGGCTGCCGTACCCGGTGCTCGAGCGCATTTCCACGCGCATCACCAACGAAGTGCGGGGCATCAACCGCGTCGTCTACGACGTCTCCTCCAAGCCGCCCGCCACGATCGAGTGGGAGTAG
- the miaB gene encoding tRNA (N6-isopentenyl adenosine(37)-C2)-methylthiotransferase MiaB: MKRYFIHTFGCQMNVNDSMRMSEVLGTLEYRPTPVAEEADLIILNTCSIREKAEDKMLSALGRYRQVKLARGTLLGVGGCVAQQEKDKLLKKVPYLDFVFGPDSIAKLPDIIGRVKGERERVVETAWVDSEEYVFPRADPETSRGKVTEFVTVMKGCDNVCSFCVVPHTRGREVSRPFPDVLTEVASLAQVGVREVTLIGQNVNSYLGGVSFAQLLLRCAEVPGIERVRFTTSHPHDLSDELIEAFRVQPKICPHFHLPVQSGSNPVLKRMRRDYTVAEYMVRLGKLRAARPGIAMTTDIIVGFPGETEEDFALTLALTEEVRYDNQFSFIYSPRPKTGAALRENDWGPIPHEVKIERLERLQKLQRRISGEITQALVGQEVEVLVEGPSRYNPLKRFGRTPENRTVNFEGDAPAGALVKVKVESATPNQLAGKQLEVLSPPTVMPPAELPQPAESCVVA; this comes from the coding sequence ATGAAGCGCTACTTCATCCACACCTTCGGCTGCCAGATGAACGTCAACGACTCGATGCGCATGAGCGAGGTGTTGGGCACGCTCGAGTACCGGCCCACGCCGGTGGCGGAGGAGGCGGACCTCATCATCCTCAACACCTGCTCCATCCGCGAGAAGGCCGAGGACAAGATGCTCTCCGCGCTGGGCCGCTACCGCCAGGTGAAGCTCGCGCGCGGCACGCTCCTGGGGGTGGGGGGCTGCGTGGCCCAGCAGGAGAAGGACAAGCTGCTCAAGAAGGTGCCCTACCTGGACTTCGTCTTCGGCCCGGACTCCATCGCCAAGCTGCCGGACATCATCGGCCGGGTGAAGGGCGAGCGCGAGCGGGTGGTGGAGACGGCGTGGGTGGACTCCGAGGAGTACGTCTTCCCGCGCGCGGACCCGGAGACGAGCCGCGGCAAGGTGACCGAGTTCGTCACGGTGATGAAGGGCTGTGACAACGTCTGCTCCTTCTGCGTGGTGCCGCACACGCGCGGCCGCGAGGTGAGCCGGCCCTTCCCGGACGTGCTCACCGAGGTGGCGAGCCTGGCGCAGGTGGGCGTGCGCGAGGTGACGCTCATCGGCCAGAACGTGAACTCGTACCTGGGCGGGGTGAGCTTCGCGCAGTTGCTGCTGCGCTGCGCGGAGGTGCCGGGCATCGAGCGCGTGCGCTTCACCACGAGCCACCCGCATGACCTGTCCGACGAGCTCATCGAGGCATTCCGCGTGCAGCCGAAGATCTGCCCGCACTTCCACCTGCCGGTGCAGAGCGGCTCCAATCCGGTGCTCAAGCGGATGCGGCGCGACTACACCGTGGCCGAGTACATGGTGCGCCTGGGCAAGCTGCGCGCCGCGCGTCCCGGCATCGCGATGACCACGGACATCATCGTGGGCTTCCCCGGCGAGACGGAGGAGGACTTCGCCCTCACGCTCGCACTCACCGAGGAGGTGCGCTACGACAACCAGTTCTCCTTCATCTACAGCCCCCGGCCCAAGACGGGCGCGGCGCTGCGAGAGAACGACTGGGGTCCCATCCCCCACGAGGTGAAGATCGAACGGCTCGAGCGGCTGCAGAAGCTGCAGCGGCGCATCAGCGGGGAGATCACCCAGGCCCTGGTGGGGCAGGAGGTGGAGGTGCTGGTGGAAGGCCCCTCGCGCTACAACCCGCTCAAGCGCTTTGGCCGCACGCCGGAGAACCGCACCGTCAACTTCGAGGGAGACGCCCCGGCCGGTGCCCTCGTGAAGGTGAAGGTGGAGAGCGCCACGCCCAACCAGCTCGCGGGCAAGCAGCTCGAGGTGCTCAGCCCACCCACGGTGATGCCTCCCGCGGAGCTGCCCCAGCCCGCTGAATCGTGCGTGGTGGCCTGA
- a CDS encoding globin domain-containing protein: protein MLAPRTIEIIQSTVPVLKVHGEAITTRFYQRLFESHPELRDVFNQARQREGKQQAALANAVYAAAQNIERLEAILPAVRNIAHKHRALGVVPEHYPIVGQHLLAAIKEVLGDAATGEILGAWAEAYQEIASVFISVERELYEKAHAQPGGWKGFRRFVVRNKRTEDPHATMFDLHPEDGQPIAPFTPGQYLTLKLTPPGDPRTHLRHAPLMPVEGNVYRLQVKQLEERTRADEALTFLRQHVQEGDVLLVASPAGVSSKQ, encoded by the coding sequence ATGCTCGCGCCCCGAACCATCGAGATCATCCAGTCCACCGTGCCCGTCCTGAAGGTGCACGGTGAGGCCATCACCACCCGCTTCTACCAGCGCCTCTTCGAGAGCCACCCGGAGCTGCGCGACGTCTTCAACCAGGCCCGCCAGCGCGAGGGCAAGCAGCAGGCCGCCCTGGCCAATGCCGTCTACGCGGCGGCGCAGAACATCGAGCGGTTGGAGGCCATCCTCCCGGCGGTGAGGAACATCGCGCACAAGCACCGCGCCCTGGGCGTCGTGCCCGAGCATTATCCCATCGTGGGCCAGCACCTGCTCGCCGCCATCAAGGAGGTGCTGGGGGATGCGGCCACCGGGGAGATCCTCGGGGCCTGGGCCGAGGCCTATCAGGAGATCGCCTCGGTCTTCATCTCCGTCGAGCGCGAGCTGTATGAGAAAGCCCATGCCCAGCCCGGAGGCTGGAAGGGCTTCCGGCGCTTCGTGGTGCGGAACAAGCGCACCGAGGATCCACACGCCACCATGTTCGACCTGCACCCCGAGGATGGTCAACCGATCGCGCCCTTCACGCCCGGGCAGTACCTCACCTTGAAGCTGACGCCTCCGGGCGATCCCCGGACCCATCTGCGCCACGCCCCCCTCATGCCCGTGGAAGGCAACGTCTACCGGCTCCAGGTCAAGCAGCTCGAGGAGCGCACGCGGGCGGACGAGGCCCTGACCTTCCTGCGCCAGCACGTCCAAGAGGGAGACGTCCTGCTCGTGGCCTCCCCGGCGGGCGTATCCTCCAAGCAGTAG
- a CDS encoding Crp/Fnr family transcriptional regulator, translated as MEVAAALKACPLFKDFSDVGLQIFAAVGVSRAFPKGSSLFVEGRPGDSLFIIHDGSVRLSARNGSGEETTLGEVGAGEPLGELALLQKGERLCTATALTDVFAVEFRHADFQKLTVQKPQACMKLLMGIVLHFGQKVRDNREAMKSLVGKT; from the coding sequence ATGGAGGTCGCTGCCGCACTCAAGGCGTGCCCGCTCTTCAAGGACTTCTCCGACGTCGGCCTCCAGATTTTCGCCGCTGTCGGGGTCTCCCGTGCATTTCCCAAGGGCTCCTCCCTGTTCGTCGAGGGACGCCCGGGGGACTCGCTCTTCATCATCCACGACGGTTCCGTGCGCTTGAGCGCGAGGAATGGCTCGGGAGAGGAGACGACGCTCGGCGAGGTGGGGGCGGGAGAGCCCCTGGGAGAACTGGCCCTGCTACAGAAGGGCGAGCGGTTGTGTACCGCCACGGCCCTCACGGACGTGTTCGCCGTCGAATTCCGCCACGCGGACTTCCAGAAGCTGACCGTGCAGAAACCCCAGGCCTGTATGAAGTTGCTCATGGGGATTGTCCTGCACTTCGGCCAGAAGGTCCGTGACAACCGCGAGGCCATGAAGTCGCTCGTGGGCAAGACGTGA
- a CDS encoding DedA family protein has protein sequence MQEFLTSLLGSTQGILAYATVFGILVACGLGVPLPEDISLILGGFLAHKGAASLSGMMAIGFAGILVGDSLIFLAGRRLGSQVGRSPTGFFARIVTPEKRAKVEGLFGLHGQKIVMIARFLPGVRAVTYFTAGSAGMSYGRFIFWDGLAALLSAPFFVWLGFHFGDKLDYAIERMKEGQLVVFGMLAVGGLAAFLWRKRVVAQRGATLKSPVNTGLPTHLLSGVASEGPSAAPSPVFEMAEKASGTEGLRIRE, from the coding sequence GTGCAAGAATTCCTGACCTCCTTGCTGGGCAGCACCCAAGGCATCCTCGCCTATGCCACCGTGTTCGGCATCCTGGTGGCGTGCGGGCTCGGAGTGCCCCTGCCCGAGGACATCTCGCTCATCCTGGGTGGATTCCTCGCCCACAAGGGCGCCGCGAGCCTGTCGGGCATGATGGCCATCGGCTTCGCGGGCATCCTGGTGGGTGACAGCCTCATCTTCCTGGCGGGCCGGCGGTTGGGCTCGCAGGTGGGCCGTTCGCCCACGGGTTTCTTCGCCCGGATCGTCACTCCGGAGAAGCGCGCCAAGGTGGAGGGCCTGTTCGGCCTGCACGGGCAGAAGATCGTGATGATCGCCCGCTTCCTGCCCGGGGTGCGCGCGGTGACGTACTTCACCGCCGGCTCGGCGGGCATGTCCTACGGGCGCTTCATCTTCTGGGATGGCCTGGCGGCGCTGCTGTCCGCGCCGTTCTTCGTGTGGCTCGGCTTCCACTTCGGCGACAAGCTGGACTACGCCATCGAGCGGATGAAGGAAGGGCAGTTGGTGGTGTTTGGCATGCTCGCGGTGGGTGGCCTGGCGGCCTTCCTGTGGCGCAAGCGCGTCGTGGCCCAGCGTGGCGCCACCCTCAAGTCGCCGGTGAACACCGGGCTGCCCACCCACCTGCTCAGCGGCGTGGCCTCCGAGGGCCCGTCCGCCGCTCCGTCTCCGGTGTTCGAGATGGCCGAGAAGGCCTCCGGCACCGAGGGCCTGCGCATCCGCGAGTGA
- a CDS encoding TIGR02266 family protein — translation MKPPSPSTAQGEPLGLVIKLPFATSEEFLSKYGVHLTRGGIYLRSKSVKPPGTSVRLEIKLADGSRVIHALAVIQFVTGQSGQGLPGMGFRFLTVDAETQRLLDAAVTLLPHADSLLPPLPAGVGPADASLPSEPGGASGMALEAPSVAPTLLNEPGTPHLVIPAHTPLPGTIPAVTSASEQVSSEAPPPLPAPEPLSSRPPPPAETPPPLQATQDPAPVPSAPVFEAPTEEPKRTGPVIGIDLGTTNSCAAFVRNNKPGVLPSREGHNTVPSIIALNTRGRLVVGHPARGQMLTNPRQTVYGAKRLVGRPYDSTIVQQIRDRFAYEIAPGDEGEAAVRLGDRVYSLQQLSALILREVREVAQNQLGQSVSRAVITVPAYYNDNQRQAVREAGRLAGLYVERILNEPTAAALAYGFGRKLQQRVLVYDLGGGTFDASVLELKDTLYEVVSTGGDTFLGGIDFDHAIVEYLLQQFQERTGLSFQGDRVALQRVQDAAERAKCALSERAEVRVQVAFLMMADGKPVDLDVSLSRDQLVKLTGQLVDRTLQVCAEVMDAKGLTPKDIDEVILVGGQSRSPLVHEKISAFFGQAPTKNVHPDEAVALGAALLAHSLGQAEGTVTLVDVLPMAIGVSLPGGRFKPVLERNVALPAKKRYELATSREDQQELEFIILQGDSERAVENEYLGTLKVSGLPPGPRGSVRVAITFSVNNEGILQVMAREESLGIEVMSQFSTRDTPTELKAKRDAPSADQPAARRPPVAHVPLPLLEQARHVPAGGLVGWLKRLLGKA, via the coding sequence ATGAAGCCGCCGTCTCCCTCGACCGCCCAGGGTGAACCCCTCGGCCTGGTCATCAAGCTGCCGTTCGCCACGTCCGAGGAGTTCCTGTCGAAGTACGGCGTCCATCTCACCCGAGGTGGAATTTACTTGCGTTCCAAGTCGGTGAAGCCTCCCGGGACTTCGGTCCGCTTGGAAATCAAGCTGGCGGATGGCTCGCGGGTCATCCATGCCCTGGCCGTCATCCAGTTCGTCACGGGACAATCAGGCCAGGGTCTGCCGGGCATGGGCTTCCGCTTCCTCACCGTGGATGCCGAGACCCAGCGCCTGCTCGACGCCGCCGTCACCCTTCTGCCCCACGCCGATTCGCTCTTGCCTCCCCTTCCGGCTGGAGTCGGTCCCGCCGATGCCTCGCTTCCCTCCGAGCCAGGAGGAGCGTCCGGCATGGCGCTGGAGGCCCCCTCCGTCGCGCCCACGCTCTTGAATGAGCCGGGGACACCCCACCTCGTCATTCCCGCCCATACGCCCCTTCCCGGGACGATCCCCGCGGTGACGTCGGCCTCGGAGCAGGTGTCGTCCGAAGCCCCACCCCCGCTCCCCGCTCCGGAGCCCCTCTCGAGCCGTCCCCCGCCTCCGGCCGAGACCCCGCCCCCACTCCAGGCCACCCAGGACCCCGCTCCCGTGCCAAGCGCCCCCGTCTTCGAGGCGCCCACCGAGGAGCCCAAGCGCACCGGGCCGGTGATTGGCATCGACCTGGGGACGACCAACTCCTGTGCCGCCTTCGTGCGCAACAACAAGCCGGGCGTATTGCCCAGCCGCGAGGGGCACAACACCGTGCCTTCCATCATCGCCCTCAACACCCGGGGCCGGCTCGTGGTGGGCCACCCCGCCCGGGGGCAGATGCTCACCAATCCCCGGCAGACGGTGTACGGGGCCAAGCGGCTCGTGGGCCGACCCTACGACTCCACCATCGTCCAGCAGATCCGCGACCGCTTCGCCTACGAGATCGCGCCCGGTGACGAGGGCGAGGCGGCGGTACGGCTCGGAGATCGCGTCTACTCCCTGCAGCAGCTCTCCGCGCTCATCCTGCGCGAGGTGCGCGAGGTGGCGCAGAACCAGCTCGGCCAGTCCGTGTCACGCGCGGTCATCACCGTGCCCGCCTACTACAACGACAACCAGCGCCAGGCGGTGCGCGAGGCCGGACGGCTCGCGGGCCTGTATGTCGAGCGCATCCTCAACGAGCCCACCGCCGCCGCGCTCGCCTACGGCTTCGGCCGCAAGCTCCAGCAACGCGTGCTCGTCTATGACCTGGGCGGCGGCACCTTCGACGCCTCGGTGCTCGAGCTCAAGGACACCCTCTACGAAGTCGTCTCCACCGGAGGCGATACCTTCCTGGGCGGCATCGACTTCGATCACGCCATCGTCGAGTACCTGTTGCAGCAATTCCAGGAGCGCACCGGCCTCTCCTTCCAGGGAGACCGGGTGGCACTGCAGCGGGTGCAGGACGCCGCGGAGCGCGCCAAGTGCGCCCTGTCCGAGCGCGCCGAGGTGCGCGTGCAGGTGGCCTTCCTGATGATGGCCGACGGCAAGCCCGTGGACCTGGACGTGAGCCTGTCGCGCGATCAGCTGGTGAAGCTCACCGGGCAGCTCGTGGATCGCACCCTCCAGGTGTGCGCCGAGGTGATGGACGCCAAGGGGCTCACGCCCAAGGACATCGACGAGGTCATCCTCGTGGGAGGCCAGAGCCGCTCGCCGCTCGTGCACGAGAAGATCTCCGCCTTCTTCGGCCAGGCGCCCACCAAGAACGTGCACCCGGACGAGGCGGTGGCGCTCGGCGCGGCGCTCCTGGCGCACAGCCTCGGACAGGCCGAGGGCACGGTGACGCTCGTGGACGTGCTGCCCATGGCCATTGGCGTGAGTCTGCCCGGCGGGCGCTTCAAGCCCGTGCTGGAGCGCAACGTGGCGCTGCCCGCGAAGAAGCGCTACGAGCTGGCCACCAGCCGCGAGGATCAGCAGGAGCTGGAGTTCATCATCCTCCAGGGTGACTCGGAGCGCGCCGTGGAGAACGAGTACCTGGGCACCTTGAAGGTCTCGGGACTGCCCCCGGGGCCCCGGGGTTCGGTGCGGGTGGCGATCACCTTCTCGGTGAACAACGAGGGCATCCTCCAGGTGATGGCGCGCGAGGAGTCCCTGGGCATCGAGGTGATGAGCCAGTTCAGCACCCGGGACACGCCCACGGAGCTCAAGGCGAAGCGGGACGCGCCGTCGGCCGATCAACCAGCGGCCCGCAGACCTCCCGTGGCACACGTGCCCCTGCCGCTGCTCGAGCAGGCCCGCCACGTACCCGCGGGCGGGCTCGTGGGTTGGCTCAAACGTCTGCTCGGGAAGGCCTAG